One window of the Rosa rugosa chromosome 3, drRosRugo1.1, whole genome shotgun sequence genome contains the following:
- the LOC133740315 gene encoding uncharacterized protein LOC133740315 has translation MALPQLIPSPSSSSSSSSSSLHHKPSFNPNPLPYPLFPNPNFFSSRLRRQRHRSSSLKCSASSFSERHHTNSKSDDVVELPLFPLPLVLFPGAILPLQIFEFRYRMMMHSLLQTDLRFGVIYSDAVSGTADVGCVGEVVKHERLVDDRFFLICKGQERFRVTDLVRTKPYLVAEVKWLEDRPSGDGEEDLDTLATEVESYMKDVIRLSNRLGGKPEKEVQDLRRNLFPTPFSFFVGSTFEGAPREQQALLELEDTAARLKREKETLRNTLNYLTAASAVKDVFPSSSSS, from the coding sequence ATGGCTCTCCCTCAGCTCATTCcctccccttcttcttcttcttcttcttcttcttcctccctccaCCATAAACCCTCCTTCAATCCCAATCCACTCCCCTATCCCCTATTcccaaaccctaatttcttctCTTCCCGCCTCCGCCGCCAGCGACACCGCTCTTCCTCCCTCAAATGCTCCGCCTCCTCCTTCTCCGAGCGCCACCACACCAACTCCAAGTCCGACGACGTCGTCGAGCTCCCGCTCTTTCCCTTGCCGCTCGTCCTCTTCCCCGGCGCGATTCTGCCGCTGCAGATCTTCGAGTTCCGGTACCGGATGATGATGCACTCGCTCCTCCAGACCGATCTCCGCTTCGGCGTCATCTACAGCGACGCCGTCTCCGGCACTGCCGACGTCGGCTGCGTCGGCGAGGTCGTCAAGCACGAGCGGCTCGTCGACGACCGGTTCTTCCTGATTTGTAAAGGTCAGGAGCGTTTTAGGGTTACGGACCTGGTCCGGACCAAGCCCTACCTGGTGGCGGAGGTCAAGTGGCTGGAGGACCGGCCGTCCGGCGACGGCGAGGAGGACCTGGACACATTGGCCACCGAGGTTGAGTCCTACATGAAGGACGTGATTCGGCTCTCCAACCGGCTCGGCGGCAAGCCGGAGAAGGAGGTGCAGGACCTGAGGCGGAACCTATTTCCGACGCCGTTCTCGTTCTTCGTCGGAAGCACTTTCGAAGGCGCGCCGAGGGAGCAGCAGGCCTTGCTGGAGTTGGAGGACACGGCGGCGAGGCTGAAGAGGGAGAAGGAGACGCTGAGGAACACGCTCAACTACTTGACGGCGGCGTCCGCCGTTAAAGACGTCTTTCCGTCGTCGTCGTCTTCTTGA
- the LOC133740314 gene encoding DNA topoisomerase 1 alpha-like, whose amino-acid sequence MADQNSTIPKPSLSDHEDGDEPLLFKRHNTASKAKGKMAPLRAIPKASTSSPVSSYDQSKQLPEQIVPSASAKHPAPAEENSDSDDEKPLCAFMKAGSDEAGDWDSEDDDNQPLSSRYLKGKGKTPKRPLDHQTNISEQSSAKKPKVLGSHPKNKQVSSPKHEPEVDYDDSRLAHRMRKARSVNKSSLTTKKKVPKISSSSNTIKKGKKPDKVSKDQPSSKSDNKPKKWTSLVHNGVVFPPPYEPHGVKMLYNGKPVDLTTEQEEVATMFAMMTDTDYVNKRRFRDNFWMDWSKLLGEEHVIQNLDACNFQPIYEWWCQEKEKKKQMSMEEKKAVKEEKLKQEEKYKWATIDGVKEEVQSFRVEPPGLFRGRGEQPQSGRLKRRIVPSDITINIGKDAPVPECPIPGKSWKQIRHDNTVSWLACWDDPISEEKTKYVMLGGSSSLRGQSDKDKFEKARELKDYINDIRTAYTRAFTIPSKEDGANLNRQIAVATYLIDRFALRAGNKKDVNEEADTVGCCTLKVENVKAIAPNLLEFDFLGKDSIKYHQTHQVELPVYKAIKQFQNGKSSSDKLFDQLDTNILNAHLKELMPGLTAKVFRTYNASITLDNMLNEKTKKEGDVSARVEIYKDANKKVAILCNHQRTEPKTFGEQISKLNKKIEDLKGVMKDLETDLVRERKGKSPLNRKQKKNLTPDVLEKKMAQTAKKIEAIESKIADKEDNKNVALETSKVNYLDPRITVAWCKRHEVPIQKIFSKIQLKKFAWAMDVDPDFRF is encoded by the coding sequence ATGGCTGATCAGAATTCTACTATACCGAAACCGAGTCTGTCTGACcatgaagatggtgatgagcCTTTACTTTTCAAACGGCATAACACTGCATCTAAAGCAAAAGGTAAGATGGCTCCATTAAGGGCAATCCCAAAAGCCTCGACTTCATCACCTGTGTCTAGTTATGATCAGTCTAAACAGTTGCCAGAACAAATCGTGCCGTCTGCATCTGCTAAACATCCTGCTCCAGCAGAAGAGAATAGTGATTCTGATGATGAAAAACCGTTGTGTGCTTTCATGAAGGCTGGTTCCGATGAGGCAGGAGATTGGGATTCGGAGGATGATGATAATCAACCTCTATCGTCAAGGTATTTAAAGGGAAAGGGGAAAACTCCTAAGAGGCCTCTGGATCATCAAACCAATATTTCTGAGCAGTCTTCAGCTAAGAAGCCAAAAGTTTTAGGTTCTCACCCTAAGAATAAGCAAGTATCATCCCCAAAACATGAGCCAGAGGTAGATTATGATGACAGTAGACTTGCACATAGAATGAGGAAAGCTAGATCAGTTAACAAATCATCGCTGACGACAAAGAAAAAGGTACCAAAAATCAGTTCATCCTCCAATACGATCAAAAAGGGCAAAAAGCCAGATAAAGTGTCCAAGGATCAACCTAGCTCTAAATCTGATAATAAGCCGAAGAAGTGGACTAGTTTAGTTCACAATGGTGTCGTTTTTCCACCACCTTACGAGCCTCATGGGGTAAAGATGCTTTACAATGGGAAGCCAGTTGATTTGACAACTGAGCAAGAGGAGGTCGCAACAATGTTCGCAATGATGACAGATACAGATTATGTGAATAAACGAAGATTCAGAGACAATTTCTGGATGGATTGGAGCAAGTTGCTTGGAGAAGAGCATGTGATACAGAACTTGGATGCTTGTAATTTTCAACCAATATATGAATGGTGGTGCcaagagaaggagaagaagaaacaaatgagTATGGAAGAGAAGAAGGCTGTGAAGGAGGAGAAATTAAAACAAGAGGAGAAGTATAAGTGGGCTACTATTGATGGTGTAAAAGAGGAGGTTCAGAGCTTTAGAGTTGAACCGCCTGGATTATTCCGAGGTCGTGGCGAGCAGCCACAGTCAGGAAGGTTGAAAAGGCGGATTGTTCCAAGTGATATTACAATCAATATAGGAAAGGATGCCCCAGTTCCTGAATGCCCCATTCCCGGTAAAAGTTGGAAACAAATAAGGCATGACAATACTGTTTCATGGTTAGCTTGCTGGGATGATCCAATTTCTGAGGAGAAAACCAAGTACGTAATGCTGGGAGGTAGCAGTTCCTTGAGGGGTCAAAGTGACAAGGATAAATTTGAGAAAGCAAGGGAGTTGAAGGACTACATAAATGATATCAGGACTGCATACACTAGGGCTTTTACAATCCCTAGTAAAGAAGATGGTGCAAATTTAAATAGGCAGATAGCAGTAGCTACTTATCTCATCGATAGATTTGCTTTGAGGGCTGGGAACAAGAAGGATGTTAATGAGGAAGCCGATACTGTTGGCTGCTGCACATTAAAGGTAGAGAATGTAAAAGCAATTGCCCCCAACTTGCTGGAGTTTGACTTTCTTGGTAAAGATTCAATCAAATATCACCAAACTCATCAAGTTGAGCTTCCTGTTTACAAGGCAATCAAGCAGTTTCAGAATGGAAAGAGTAGTAGTGATAAGCTCTTTGACCAGTTGGATACGAATATATTGAATGCACATCTAAAGGAACTTATGCCTGGCCTTACAGCAAAAGTGTTCCGAACATACAATGCATCTATCACATTGGATAATATGTTGAATGAGAAGACTAAAAAAGAGGGAGATGTTTCAGCTAGAGTTGAAATTTACAAGGATGCAAACAAGAAGGTTGCTATCCTTTGCAATCATCAGCGTACTGAACCAAAGACTTTTGGGGAGCAAATATCTAAGCTAAACAAGAAGATTGAGGACTTAAAAGGCGTAATGAAAGATCTGGAAACAGATTTGgtcagagaaagaaaaggaaagtcCCCACTgaacagaaaacaaaagaagaactTGACCCCAGATGTATTGGAGAAGAAGATGGCTCAAACGGCAAAGAAGATCGAAGCCATTGAAAGCAAAATTGCTGACAAAGAGGACAATAAAAATGTTGCACTGGAAACATCTAAAGTGAATTATCTTGACCCTAGGATCACTGTTGCATGGTGCAAGCGACATGAAGTTCCCATTCAGaagattttcagcaaaattcAGCTCAAAAAATTTGCTTGGGCAATGGATGTGGACCCTGACTTTAGATTCTGA
- the LOC133740241 gene encoding cysteine proteinase COT44-like: protein MNSSLLFLTLLTLLFVSNPSSSSSSTQVFEAWCKEYGKSYSSELEELYRRSVFEQNLALITQHNEMAFSYTLSLNSFSDMTQNEFRASRLGFRPIFLTIEHNAEKKSSVASDVPSSMDWREKGAVTSVKDQGDCGSSWAFSAIGAIEGINKIVTGSLISLSEQELMDCNKGLTTRGCSGGQVASAFQFVMKNKGIDTDMDYPYQAWDMDCNQEKVNRRVVTIDSFKYVPLYDEEQLLQAVARQPVSASIAASSFAFQFYSKGIVTGSCSTLLDHAVLIVGYGSENGVDYWILKNSWGKRWGMDGYMYLQRDHGNRKGLCGINMFALYPIKTGANPPPPGPVNCDSNGGETCCCWMWFRGTCRSWTCCDNFGVCCEDLIHCCPPEYPICDTERKLCLQAYGNLTMKVHESRSSARKLGTSNVARKLGTGSVAGKSWQPRLQPFFIGDWPIPIPPSPVQVILTNNVSYFLPGNNSSADRSKSIQF, encoded by the exons ATGAACTCCTCCTTACTTTTCTTGACTCTTCTAACTCTTCTTTTCGTCTCtaacccatcttcttcttcttcttcaacccaaGTGTTTGAAGCTTGGTGCAAAGAGTATGGCAAGTCATACTCTTCAGAACTAGAAGAGCTTTACAGGCGCAGTGTGTTTGAGCAAAACCTTGCCTTGATTACCCAACACAACGAAATGGCTTTTTCTTATACCCTTTCCCTGAATTCGTTTTCTGATATGACCCAAAATGAGTTCAGGGCCTCTCGCTTAGGCTTCAGGCCTATATTTCTCACTATTGAGCACAATGCAGAGAAGAAATCCAGTGTGGCTAGTGATGTTCCTTCTTCAATGGATTGGAGGGAGAAAGGGGCTGTGACTAGTGTTAAAGATCAAGGGGATTGTG GTTCTTCTTGGGCGTTCTCGGCTATTGGTGCCATCGAAGGTATCAACAAGATTGTGACTGGATCACTTATCAGCCTCTCTGAACAAGAGTTGATGGATTGTAACAAAGGTCTCACAACTAGAGGCTGCAGCGGAGGACAAGTAGCCAGTGCATTTCAATTTGTCATGAAAAACAAGGGAATTGACACTGATATGGACTACCCGTATCAAGCTTGGGATATGGACTGCAATCAGGAAAAG GTAAATAGGCGTGTTGTGACGATTGATTCTTTTAAATATGTGCCCCTATATGATGAGGAACAACTACTACAAGCTGTGGCAAGGCAACCTGTGAGTGCAAGTATCGCTGCCAGTAGCTTTGCTTTTCAGTTCTACTCAAAG GGGATTGTCACTGGTTCATGTTCGACTTTGTTGGATCATGCTGTATTAATCGTAGGTTATGGTTCAGAAAATGGAGTGGACTATTGGATTTTAAAGAATTCATGGGGCAAACGTTGGGGAATGGATGGCTATATGTATCTGCAACGTGATCATGGAAATCGCAAAGGGCTCTGTGGTATCAACATGTTTGCTTTATATCCAATAAAGACTGGTGCAAATCCTCCTCCACCAGGTCCTGTGAATTGTGATAGTAATGGAGGGGAAACCTGCTGTTGTTGGATGTGGTTTCGTGGAACATGCCGTTCTTGGACATGTTGTGACAACTTTGGTGTCTGTTGTGAGGATCTCATTCACTGTTGCCCCCCTGAGTATCCAATTTGTGATACAGAAAGGAAATTGTGCTTGCAG GCTTATGGGAACTTAACAATGAAAGTGCATGAGAGTAGAAGCAGTGCTAGGAAGTTGGGTACAAGCAATGTTGCTCGGAAGTTGGGTACAGGCAGTGTTGCTGGGAAGTCATGGCAACCACGACTACAGCCTTTCTTTATTGGGGATTGGCCTATACCGATCCCTCCTAGCCCTGTTCAAGTAATACTGACGAACAATGTGTCATACTTCTTGCCAGGGAATAATTCTTCTGCTGATCGATCCAAATCGATTCAGTTTTAA
- the LOC133738041 gene encoding low-temperature-induced cysteine proteinase-like, translating into MNPLLLCLLTLLLVSHPCLSSSSSSSSYSSSSSSELFEAWCKQYGKSYSSEQEKLYRLSVFEQNLAFITQHNDLGNSSYTLSLNSFSDLAHHEFKASRLGFSPTFLRLNRKSDPKPSAVRDVSSSIDWRKNGAVTNVKDQGSCGACWSFSATGAIEGINKIVTGSLVSLSEQELIDCDRVYPNSGCDGGLMDDAFQFIIDNNGIDTEEDYPYRGVDGTCNKQRLKRHVVTIDGYTDVPANDEEQLLQAVARQPVSVGIAGSGREFQFYSKGIFAGPCSTSLDHAVLIVGYGSENGVNYWIVKNSWGKNWGMNGYIHMLRDHSNSKGVCGINMLASYPTKTGENPPFPPPSPPPGPTKCDIFSKCGVGETCCCAKKFFGICLSWRCCELASAVCCKDQLHCCPHDYPICDTERNFCLQANGNLTMKANESRGSLGKSSRSKAKLF; encoded by the exons ATGAACCCTTTGTTGCTCTGTCTTCTAACTCTTCTTCTTGTCTCCCATCCttgcctttcttcttcttcttcttcttcttcttattcttcttcttcttcatctgaaCTGTTTGAAGCTTGGTGCAAACAGTATGGCAAGTCATACTCTTCAGAACAAGAAAAGCTCTATAGGCTTAGTGTGTTTGAGCAAAATCTTGCCTTCATTACTCAACACAATGATTTGGGCAATTCTTCTTACACCCtttctctcaattcattttctGATCTTGCCCACCACGAGTTTAAGGCCTCTCGGTTAGGATTTTCGCCTACGTTTCTCAGACTTAACCGGAAATCAGACCCAAAACCCAGTGCGGTTCGTGATGTTTCTTCTTCGATTGATTGGAGGAAGAATGGAGCTGTGACCAATGTTAAAGATCAAGGCAGTTGTG GTGCTTGTTGGTCCTTTTCAGCAACTGGTGCCATTGAAGGTATCAACAAGATTGTCACTGGATCACTTGTCAGCCTCTCCGAACAAGAGTTGATTGATTGTGACAGAGTTTATCCAAATAGCGGCTGTGATGGTGGACTGATGGACGATGCATTTCAGTTTATCATAGATAACAATGGGATTGACACTGAGGAGGATTACCCGTATCGAGGTGTGGATGGCACTTGCAATAAGCAAAGG TTGAAGCGGCATGTTGTGACAATTGATGGCTATACTGATGTGCCCGCAAATGATGAGGAACAACTCCTACAGGCTGTGGCAAGGCAACCTGTGAGTGTAGGTATAGCTGGCAGTGGCAGGGAATTTCAGTTCTACTCAAAG GGGATTTTTGCTGGCCCTTGTTCAACTTCTTTGGATCATGCTGTATTAATTGTAGGTTATGGTTCAGAAAATGGGGTGAACTATTGGATTGTAAAGAATTCATGGGGTAAGAACTGGGGAATGAATGGCTATATTCACATGCTGCGTGATCATAGCAATTCCAAAGGGGTCTGCGGAATCAACATGTTGGCTTCATATCCAACAAAGACTGGGGAAAACCCTCCTTTTCCCCCGCCTTCCCCTCCTCCAGGTCCAACTAAATGTGATATCTTTTCCAAGTGTGGAGTTGGGGAAACCTGCTGCTGTGCAAAGAAGTTTTTTGGAATATGCCTTTCTTGGAGATGCTGCGAGCTAGCCTCTGCTGTTTGTTGTAAGGATCAACTTCACTGTTGCCCCCATGATTATCCTATTTGTGATACAGAGAGGAACTTCTGCCTCCAG GCTAACGGGAATTTAACAATGAAAGCAAATGAGAGTAGAGGCAGTTTGGGAAAGTCAAGCCGATCGAAAGCAAAGTTGTTCTAG
- the LOC133738548 gene encoding uncharacterized protein LOC133738548 isoform X2, translated as MDVDPSNYNQLAINENDTHSVVLSYLVHNCYIETVESFVASTGMKQPADCIDDMEKRKMEGNALKAIELTEQLANDLLEKNKDLHFDLLSLHFVELVCSRKCTEALEFAQTNLTPFGKVEKYVEKLEDFMALLAYEEPEKSPMFHLLSKDYRQQVADSLNRAILAHSNLPSYTAMERLIQQTIAVKQFISEDNAKNGSQPFSLKDFLSS; from the exons ATGGACGTCGATCCTAGTAACTACAATCAACTT GCTATCAATGAGAACGACACTCATAGTGTTGTCCTATCATATCTGGTGCACAACTGTTATATAGAAACTGTGGAGTCATTTGTTGCTTCTACGGGGATGAAGCAGCCTGCCGATTGTATTGATGATATGGAGAAAAGGAAAA TGGAGGGGAATGCTCTTAAGGCGATTGAACTGACAGAACAGCTGGCGAATGACTTACTggagaaaaataaagacttgcATTTTGATCTTCTCAGCCTTCACTTTGTTGAACTTGTTTGCTCTAGAAAATG CACAGAAGCTTTGGAATTTGCCCAGACCAATTTGACCCCCTTTGGGAAGGTGGAAAAATACGTTGAAAAACTCGAA GACTTCATGGCTCTTCTTGCTTACGAAGAGCCGGAGAAATCCCCAATGTTTCATTTGCTTAGCAAGGATTATCGGCAGCAAGTTGCAGATAGTTTGAATCGAGCAATTCTAG CACATTCAAACCTTCCCAGTTATACAGCAATGGAAAGGCTAATACAACAGACAATAGCAGTTAAGCAATTTATAAGTGAAGACAATGCCAAG AATGGGTCACAACCATTTTCTTTGAAGGATTTTCTTAGCAGCTAA
- the LOC133738548 gene encoding uncharacterized protein LOC133738548 isoform X3 produces MDVDPSNYNQLAINENDTHSVVLSYLVHNCYIETVESFVASTGMKQPADCIDDMEKRKRIYHCAVEGNALKAIELTEQLANDLLEKNKDLHFDLLSLHFVELVCSRKCTEALEFAQTNLTPFGKVEKYVEKLEDFMALLAYEEPEKSPMFHLLSKDYRQQVADSLNRAILEWVTTIFFEGFS; encoded by the exons ATGGACGTCGATCCTAGTAACTACAATCAACTT GCTATCAATGAGAACGACACTCATAGTGTTGTCCTATCATATCTGGTGCACAACTGTTATATAGAAACTGTGGAGTCATTTGTTGCTTCTACGGGGATGAAGCAGCCTGCCGATTGTATTGATGATATGGAGAAAAGGAAAA ggaTTTATCATTGTGCAGTGGAGGGGAATGCTCTTAAGGCGATTGAACTGACAGAACAGCTGGCGAATGACTTACTggagaaaaataaagacttgcATTTTGATCTTCTCAGCCTTCACTTTGTTGAACTTGTTTGCTCTAGAAAATG CACAGAAGCTTTGGAATTTGCCCAGACCAATTTGACCCCCTTTGGGAAGGTGGAAAAATACGTTGAAAAACTCGAA GACTTCATGGCTCTTCTTGCTTACGAAGAGCCGGAGAAATCCCCAATGTTTCATTTGCTTAGCAAGGATTATCGGCAGCAAGTTGCAGATAGTTTGAATCGAGCAATTCTAG AATGGGTCACAACCATTTTCTTTGAAGGATTTTCTTAG
- the LOC133738548 gene encoding uncharacterized protein LOC133738548 isoform X1, translated as MDVDPSNYNQLAINENDTHSVVLSYLVHNCYIETVESFVASTGMKQPADCIDDMEKRKRIYHCAVEGNALKAIELTEQLANDLLEKNKDLHFDLLSLHFVELVCSRKCTEALEFAQTNLTPFGKVEKYVEKLEDFMALLAYEEPEKSPMFHLLSKDYRQQVADSLNRAILAHSNLPSYTAMERLIQQTIAVKQFISEDNAKNGSQPFSLKDFLSS; from the exons ATGGACGTCGATCCTAGTAACTACAATCAACTT GCTATCAATGAGAACGACACTCATAGTGTTGTCCTATCATATCTGGTGCACAACTGTTATATAGAAACTGTGGAGTCATTTGTTGCTTCTACGGGGATGAAGCAGCCTGCCGATTGTATTGATGATATGGAGAAAAGGAAAA ggaTTTATCATTGTGCAGTGGAGGGGAATGCTCTTAAGGCGATTGAACTGACAGAACAGCTGGCGAATGACTTACTggagaaaaataaagacttgcATTTTGATCTTCTCAGCCTTCACTTTGTTGAACTTGTTTGCTCTAGAAAATG CACAGAAGCTTTGGAATTTGCCCAGACCAATTTGACCCCCTTTGGGAAGGTGGAAAAATACGTTGAAAAACTCGAA GACTTCATGGCTCTTCTTGCTTACGAAGAGCCGGAGAAATCCCCAATGTTTCATTTGCTTAGCAAGGATTATCGGCAGCAAGTTGCAGATAGTTTGAATCGAGCAATTCTAG CACATTCAAACCTTCCCAGTTATACAGCAATGGAAAGGCTAATACAACAGACAATAGCAGTTAAGCAATTTATAAGTGAAGACAATGCCAAG AATGGGTCACAACCATTTTCTTTGAAGGATTTTCTTAGCAGCTAA